GGCCCCCACGCCCACCAAGACCCCTCCCCTGGCCTCCGCTGCCCGTATGGCCTTGCGCACGCTCTCCCCGGTGGTCACCACATCCTCCACCGCCACAAAGTGCTCCCCCGGGTTCACGGTGAGGCCCTTGCGCAGGGTCATCCCTCCCTGGCCATCCTTTTCCGCGAAAAGGGCCCTGGCCCCCAAGGCCTTGGCCACCACGAAGGAGAGCACCACCCCGCCCAGGGCCGGGCCGATGACGAAGTCCACCCTTTCGTCTTCAAAAAGCTTGCCCAAGGCCTCCCCCACCGCCTCCGCATAGAGGGGATGCTGCAGGAGGGCAGCGGATTGCAGGAAGATGGGCGAATGCCACCCCGAGCGCAGGAGGAAGTGCCCTTCCAGAAGGGCCCCCGTCCTGCGGTAGAGCTCTAGGACATCCATCCCCCCTACTCTACCAAAGCCTTATAGAAGTCCTCCGCCGCCTTTAAGGCCCCCTCGAGATCCGGCCTGCCTCCCGGGTAGAAAAGGGCGCGGCTAGCGGTGTTCAAAAGGCCGGGGCCCTTCAGGGGCCTCCCCCCTTGGGCCCCTACCCCGGGGAGGAGGAAGGGAGCATGGGGAGCCTTTTCCCGCACCGCTAAGACCGCTTCCGGGTAGGTGGCCCCCACCACCATGCCGATGCGGCTCCACTCCCCCTCCCAATACCCTTCTCCCTCCCGGGCCAGGGCCTCCGCCAGGTGGAGGTAAAGGGGCCTTCCCTCCACCGATAGGTCCTGCAAAAACC
This is a stretch of genomic DNA from Thermus neutrinimicus. It encodes these proteins:
- the pyrE gene encoding orotate phosphoribosyltransferase produces the protein MDVLELYRRTGALLEGHFLLRSGWHSPIFLQSAALLQHPLYAEAVGEALGKLFEDERVDFVIGPALGGVVLSFVVAKALGARALFAEKDGQGGMTLRKGLTVNPGEHFVAVEDVVTTGESVRKAIRAAEARGGVLVGVGAIVDRSGGVADFGVPFRALLRLEVPQYLPEACPLCRDGVPLEEV